In Apilactobacillus bombintestini, one genomic interval encodes:
- a CDS encoding class I SAM-dependent DNA methyltransferase yields MIYQEFAKFYDELFDETMYDGWLSFVKDNVNVNDKMMDMACGTGRLLELLLENNYQVSGMDLSEDMLTLADERIRNNDNNAELIQGDMTDLSDFPSYDAISCFDDSLCYLPDITTLEITFKNVYEHLNEGGKFLFDVITPYQTDEVYPGYMYNFHDDSSAFMWQSYIGEHEHSVEHDLVFFNYNESKDAYDQFSEIHKERTYELDTYLDLLSDIGFKNIKVSSNFGHDDIEEDTTRWFFMCQKG; encoded by the coding sequence ATGATTTATCAAGAATTCGCTAAATTTTATGATGAATTATTTGATGAAACTATGTATGATGGTTGGCTATCATTTGTTAAGGATAATGTTAACGTTAACGACAAAATGATGGACATGGCATGTGGCACAGGTAGATTGTTGGAATTGTTACTGGAAAATAATTACCAGGTATCAGGGATGGATTTATCTGAAGATATGCTTACTTTAGCTGATGAAAGAATCAGAAACAATGATAATAATGCAGAACTAATTCAAGGAGATATGACTGATTTATCAGATTTTCCTAGTTACGATGCTATTTCTTGTTTTGATGATTCATTATGTTATTTACCAGATATAACTACATTGGAAATCACTTTTAAAAATGTTTATGAACATTTAAATGAGGGTGGCAAATTCTTATTTGATGTTATTACACCATATCAAACTGATGAAGTATATCCTGGATATATGTATAATTTCCATGATGATTCTAGTGCCTTTATGTGGCAATCATACATTGGAGAACATGAACATTCTGTAGAGCATGATTTAGTATTTTTTAACTATAATGAATCTAAAGATGCTTATGATCAATTTAGTGAAATTCATAAAGAAAGAACTTATGAGTTAGATACTTATCTAGACTTATTGAGTGATATTGGATTTAAAAATATTAAAGTGTCATCTAATTTTGGACATGATGATATTGAAGAAGATACTACTCGCTGGTTCTTTATGTGTCAGAAAGGATAG
- a CDS encoding nucleotidyltransferase, translating to MLKSVGIIAEYNPFHNGHKYQIDMAKKQTNADLAVVIMSGNWVQRGQPAILDKWTRAQMALKNGADMVIELPIKSAVQPADIFAKHAVNILTELGCNYLSFGSENPNLDFDSLKDLKLDDSNNFKDYSKSYPELIQELIKKKTGQVIDQPNDILALNYYIANRNNNNAMQLVPIKRIESQHHAKELNENSQYTSASSIRSKLINNDLGEISHYIPNMLSDNQLDNVVTWDDFWPLLKYKIITTDVDELSQIYQMSEGLQYRLKKYIVQADSFEEFLDLIKTKRYTYPRLQRLLVYTLLNWKQNDSASKEYVRILGFNKLGRSYLKQVKDNLSIPLVAKVNKNLSENELELDVTAGRLYGNVHSQEQDFGKVPIIYNF from the coding sequence ATGCTAAAGTCAGTAGGGATAATTGCAGAGTATAATCCGTTTCATAATGGACATAAATATCAAATAGATATGGCTAAAAAGCAAACTAATGCTGATTTAGCTGTGGTAATTATGAGCGGCAACTGGGTGCAAAGAGGACAACCTGCTATATTAGATAAATGGACCCGTGCCCAAATGGCATTAAAAAATGGGGCTGATATGGTTATTGAGTTGCCTATTAAATCTGCTGTACAACCTGCTGACATTTTTGCAAAACATGCAGTAAATATCCTTACTGAGTTAGGCTGCAATTATCTATCATTTGGAAGTGAAAATCCTAATCTTGATTTTGATAGTTTAAAGGATTTAAAGTTAGATGATAGTAATAATTTTAAAGACTATTCAAAAAGTTATCCTGAATTGATACAGGAATTAATAAAGAAAAAAACTGGCCAAGTGATTGATCAACCTAACGATATATTGGCTCTAAATTATTATATTGCTAATCGTAATAACAATAATGCAATGCAATTAGTTCCCATTAAGAGAATAGAGTCTCAACATCATGCAAAAGAGTTAAACGAAAATTCGCAATATACTAGTGCTTCATCCATTCGTTCTAAGTTAATCAATAATGACTTAGGCGAAATTAGTCATTATATTCCTAATATGTTATCTGATAATCAGTTAGATAATGTAGTTACGTGGGATGATTTTTGGCCACTATTAAAATATAAGATAATTACTACTGATGTGGATGAATTATCACAAATATATCAAATGAGTGAAGGCTTACAATATCGATTAAAAAAATATATTGTGCAGGCTGATTCATTTGAAGAATTTTTAGACTTGATTAAAACTAAGCGATACACATACCCAAGATTACAAAGGTTATTAGTATATACACTTTTAAATTGGAAACAAAACGATTCCGCTAGTAAAGAGTATGTTAGAATACTAGGCTTTAATAAATTGGGCAGATCGTATTTAAAACAAGTAAAAGATAATTTATCAATTCCGTTAGTAGCAAAAGTTAATAAAAACTTATCTGAAAATGAGTTAGAATTAGACGTAACTGCGGGAAGATTATATGGTAACGTTCATTCTCAAGAACAGGATTTTGGGAAAGTTCCAATAATTTATAATTTTTAG
- the rpmF gene encoding 50S ribosomal protein L32: MAVPARRTSKAKKGMRRGHIKLANPGLSACPNCGELRKPHMVCPSCGYYDGKQVVNENN; encoded by the coding sequence TTGGCTGTACCAGCAAGAAGAACTTCAAAAGCTAAGAAGGGTATGCGTCGTGGTCACATTAAGTTGGCTAACCCAGGTTTGAGTGCTTGCCCAAACTGTGGTGAATTACGTAAACCTCACATGGTATGTCCTAGTTGTGGATATTACGATGGAAAACAAGTTGTTAATGAAAACAACTAA
- a CDS encoding response regulator transcription factor, with amino-acid sequence MSRILIIEDEKSLARFVELELKHEGYDTQVALDGREGLDDALKSDYDVILLDLMLPKLNGMEVARRLREKKTTPIIMMTARDSVIDRVSGFDHGADDYIVKPFAIEELLARVRALLRRIDIESEEKSEEQKVVYFKDITVEKESRIVKRGDEIIDLTKREYELLLTLMENVNVVLARDVLLTKVWGYDSSAETNVVDVYIRYLRNKIDKPGEKSYIQTVRGTGYVMRS; translated from the coding sequence ATGAGCCGTATTTTAATAATCGAAGATGAAAAAAGTTTGGCAAGATTTGTTGAACTAGAATTAAAGCATGAAGGATACGACACACAAGTTGCGTTAGATGGTCGCGAAGGATTAGATGATGCCTTAAAGAGTGACTATGACGTAATTTTACTAGATTTAATGTTACCAAAACTTAATGGGATGGAAGTTGCTAGAAGACTTCGTGAAAAGAAAACTACACCTATTATTATGATGACAGCTAGAGATTCTGTAATTGATCGAGTTTCAGGATTTGATCATGGTGCTGATGACTACATTGTTAAGCCATTTGCTATTGAAGAATTGTTAGCTCGTGTAAGAGCATTACTTCGTCGTATTGATATTGAAAGTGAAGAAAAGTCTGAAGAACAAAAAGTGGTTTACTTCAAAGACATTACTGTAGAAAAAGAAAGTCGTATTGTTAAACGCGGAGATGAAATCATTGATCTTACTAAGCGTGAATACGAACTATTATTAACTCTAATGGAAAACGTTAACGTGGTATTAGCCCGTGATGTTTTATTAACTAAGGTATGGGGTTACGATTCCAGTGCTGAAACTAACGTAGTGGATGTATATATCAGATATCTAAGAAACAAAATTGATAAGCCTGGTGAAAAGAGCTACATCCAAACAGTTAGAGGAACTGGATACGTGATGAGATCATGA
- the rsfS gene encoding ribosome silencing factor, with the protein MNSKDELKVIVEAADSKRAHKIVALDVHEVSLMADYFVIMDAASTRQVKSIADEVVDQAEEAGITVNEVEGKNSAKWILLDLGNVIVHVFQEDEREYYNLEKLWSDAPAVDIQDWIKD; encoded by the coding sequence ATGAATAGTAAAGATGAATTAAAAGTAATTGTAGAAGCTGCTGACAGTAAAAGAGCTCATAAAATTGTTGCCTTAGACGTACATGAAGTAAGTTTAATGGCAGATTACTTCGTTATTATGGATGCTGCTTCAACTCGTCAAGTTAAATCTATTGCTGATGAAGTTGTAGATCAAGCTGAAGAAGCTGGTATTACAGTAAACGAAGTTGAAGGTAAGAATTCAGCTAAATGGATCTTGCTAGACTTAGGTAACGTAATTGTTCATGTATTCCAAGAAGATGAACGTGAATACTACAACCTAGAAAAATTATGGTCTGATGCACCAGCCGTTGATATTCAAGATTGGATTAAAGACTAA
- the yqeK gene encoding bis(5'-nucleosyl)-tetraphosphatase (symmetrical) YqeK, whose product MDDYELTYKENIIPFSREELINKLKSALTTSRFEHVLRVEQMAIKLAKQNDVDLELASIAGLCHDYAKQRPDEDFIKLIKKYHLDDILLHYGNAIWHGEVGYLMVQNELGVQNIDILNAIKHHTTGAKYMSKLEQIVYMADYIEMGRDFPGVEEARKITFHSLSDGVAYQTKHTLEYLISQNKPVYPKTIDTYNQWVVNSDIK is encoded by the coding sequence ATGGATGATTATGAATTAACTTACAAAGAGAATATCATTCCTTTTTCCAGAGAAGAATTGATTAATAAATTAAAATCAGCACTTACTACTTCACGTTTTGAACACGTGTTACGAGTAGAACAAATGGCTATTAAATTAGCAAAACAAAATGATGTTGATTTAGAATTAGCTAGTATTGCTGGCCTTTGTCACGACTATGCTAAGCAAAGACCTGATGAAGACTTTATTAAGTTAATTAAGAAATACCATTTAGACGATATTTTGTTGCACTACGGAAATGCTATTTGGCATGGTGAAGTAGGTTACCTAATGGTTCAAAATGAATTAGGTGTACAAAATATTGATATTTTAAATGCCATTAAGCACCATACAACCGGCGCTAAATATATGTCAAAACTAGAACAAATTGTATATATGGCTGATTACATTGAAATGGGTAGAGATTTCCCTGGTGTGGAAGAAGCAAGAAAAATCACTTTCCATAGTTTAAGTGATGGAGTGGCTTATCAAACTAAGCACACCTTAGAATATCTAATTAGTCAAAATAAACCAGTATATCCAAAGACCATTGATACTTATAATCAATGGGTAGTTAATTCGGATATTAAATAA
- a CDS encoding DUF177 domain-containing protein, whose protein sequence is MKWLLKELSDYKDQPLSVSEDMNLSEDIMSRYSKYVISADDDIHVEAHVFSENGDAIVNAQVTGKIVVPSSRSLDPVELPLDFSINEVYVDTEARLKKREEEDEAAFIVDDDGVIDFNKSVADNIILQIPMHILSPEEIRTDKMPKGNDWEVISEDDLVDEEANDKKVDPRLAKLKNFFNDDNNQ, encoded by the coding sequence ATGAAATGGTTACTCAAAGAGCTATCAGATTATAAAGACCAACCACTTTCTGTTTCTGAAGATATGAACTTATCTGAAGACATTATGAGTAGATATAGCAAATATGTTATTTCTGCCGATGATGATATTCATGTTGAAGCTCATGTTTTTAGTGAAAATGGTGATGCAATCGTAAATGCTCAAGTAACTGGAAAAATTGTTGTTCCTTCATCACGTTCATTAGATCCTGTGGAATTGCCACTAGATTTCTCTATTAATGAAGTTTATGTGGATACTGAAGCACGATTAAAGAAACGTGAAGAAGAGGATGAAGCTGCTTTTATTGTAGATGATGATGGTGTAATTGATTTTAACAAATCAGTAGCCGATAACATCATTTTACAAATTCCAATGCACATTTTGTCTCCAGAAGAAATAAGAACTGATAAGATGCCCAAAGGAAATGATTGGGAAGTAATATCAGAAGATGATTTAGTCGATGAAGAGGCAAATGATAAAAAAGTAGATCCACGTCTTGCTAAATTAAAGAATTTCTTTAATGATGATAATAATCAATAG
- a CDS encoding nicotinate-nucleotide adenylyltransferase, translating to MVMYGQKAQTLPKLNMTNNRKKIGIIGGTFNPIHNGHLFIADQVRNQLGLQKVYFMPDYLPPHVDHKEAISADERVKMVNLAINDNDYFDIEMIEVIRKGKSYTYETMLELKKKHPDYDYYFIIGGDMVNYLPKWYHVNDLMNMVHFVGVRRDNYPMETPYPVIWVDIPKLDISSTLIRKLIRNRQSIRYLVPEKVRKYIKEHNIYG from the coding sequence ATGGTGATGTATGGGCAAAAAGCGCAAACTTTACCTAAACTAAATATGACAAATAATCGTAAGAAAATAGGTATTATTGGTGGTACCTTTAATCCTATTCATAATGGCCATCTATTTATAGCTGATCAGGTTAGAAATCAACTAGGACTACAAAAAGTTTATTTTATGCCTGATTATTTACCACCTCACGTCGATCATAAAGAAGCTATTAGTGCTGATGAAAGAGTGAAAATGGTAAATTTAGCTATTAATGATAATGATTACTTTGATATTGAAATGATTGAAGTGATAAGAAAAGGGAAAAGCTATACTTACGAGACTATGTTAGAATTAAAGAAAAAGCACCCTGACTATGATTATTATTTTATAATTGGTGGAGATATGGTAAATTATTTGCCAAAGTGGTATCACGTTAATGATTTAATGAACATGGTTCACTTTGTTGGGGTTAGAAGAGATAACTATCCTATGGAGACACCTTATCCTGTTATTTGGGTAGACATCCCCAAGCTAGATATTTCTTCCACATTAATAAGAAAATTAATTAGAAACCGCCAATCAATTCGATACTTAGTACCTGAAAAGGTTCGTAAGTATATAAAGGAGCATAATATTTATGGATGA